In a genomic window of Vigna angularis cultivar LongXiaoDou No.4 chromosome 6, ASM1680809v1, whole genome shotgun sequence:
- the LOC108319981 gene encoding linamarin synthase 2 → MASVETPKPHIVCVPYPAQGHINPMMQLAKILRCKGFYITFVNSEYNHRRFIKSHGPEFVKGLPDFAYETIPDGLPPSDKDATQDIPLLCDSTRKTCYGPFKELVLKLKATEGVPPISCVIADGIMGFAGKVAKDMGIPEVQLWTASVCGYVGYLQFDELVALGMVPFKDQKEIDDALDISLDWIKGMSNMRLRDLPTFCRVTSLDDILYDFLNSESRNTLKSSAVIINTFEDLDEEGLEILRSYNPNIYTIGPLDLLGRHFPEKEKGFMSVGSSLWKNDSNCLTWLNKWEPNSVVYVNFGSIAVMTAHHLKEFAWGLANSKLPFLWIKRADIVADESDSLPQEFFDEIKDRGYITSWCMQEQVLSHPSVGVFLTHCGWNSTLEGIYAGVPMVCWPFFSDQHTNCRYVCANWGVGMEINQDVKRDEISDLVTEMIKGDKGKEIRQKSLEWKKKAIKATDVGGTSYNNIHKLIKEALSGNAA, encoded by the exons ATGGCCTCAGTTGAAACTCCAAAGCCTCACATTGTTTGTGTGCCATACCCTGCACAGGGCCATATAAACCCAATGATGCAGCTGGCAAAGATCCTTCGTTGCAAGGGTTTCTACATAACCTTTGTGAATAGTGAGTACAACCACAGGCGTTTTATCAAGTCTCATGGACCAGAATTTGTTAAGGGTCTCCCTGATTTCGCGTATGAGACCATACCAGATGGATTGCCTCCTTCTGATAAGGATGCAACTCAGGACATTCCATTGCTCTGTGATTCAACCAGAAAAACCTGTTATGGCCCTTTCAAAGAGTTGGTGTTGAAGCTCAAGGCCACAGAGGGTGTGCCTCCAATTAGTTGCGTCATTGCTGATGGGATTATGGGCTTTGCCGGAAAAGTTGCAAAGGACATGGGCATTCCAGAAGTTCAACTTTGGACAGCCTCTGTCTGTGGTTATGTCGGAtatttgcaatttgatgaaCTCGTTGCACTTGGCATGGTTCCATTCAAAg ATCAGAAAGAGATTGATGATGCTTTGGATATAAGTCTGGATTGGATCAAAGGAATGAGTAACATGAGACTGAGAGACCTTCCAACATTCTGCAGGGTCACTTCTTTGGATgatattttgtatgatttcttgAATTCTGAGTCACGAAACACTCTGAAATCTTCGGCAGTGATCATAAACACATTCGAAGACTTAGACGAAGAAGGGCTTGAGATTCTAAGGTCATATAACCCAAACATATACACCATTGGTCCACTGGACTTGCTTGGTAGGCATTTTCCTGAGAAGGAGAAGGGTTTCATGTCAGTTGGATCAAGTTTGTGGAAAAATGACTCAAACTGCTTAACATGGTTAAACAAATGGGAACCTAACTCAGTGGTATACGTTAATTTTGGAAGCATAGCAGTGATGACAGCTCATCACCTGAAAGAATTTGCATGGGGACTTGCAAACAGCAAGCTACCTTTCTTATGGATCAAAAGGGCAGACATAGTAGCTGATGAATCTGATTCATTGCCACAAGAATTCTTTGATGAAATCAAGGATAGAGGGTATATAACAAGTTGGTGCATGCAAGAGCAAGTGCTTTCTCATCCCTCTGTTGGGGTTTTTCTAACCCATTGTGGCTGGAATTCTACACTTGAAGGCATTTATGCTGGTGTGCCTATGGTTTGTTGGCCTTTCTTTTCTGATCAACACACAAACTGCAGGTATGTGTGTGCAAATTGGGGGGTAGGAATGGAGATTAATCAGGATGTGAAGAGAGATGAGATATCTGACCTTGTCACAGAAATGATAAAGGGAGATAAAGGAAAGGAAATCAGACAAAAATCCTTGGAATGGAAGAAGAAAGCAATCAAAGCTACTGATGTTGGAGGAACATCTTACAACAACATCCATAAGTTAATTAAGGAGGCTCTTTCTGGCAATGCTGCTTGA
- the LOC128197387 gene encoding uncharacterized protein LOC128197387 — protein sequence MASGPSGPPIPPSGNSDKGKGKKSYVVKLMTRFNNEIGSTSQPTTPTSTSTARSVPPPLVVPGFTPTPHQVPTSSPTSIGTSFPPPIQVPGLTPTPYQVPPYRMASLSPNVGSNPSTPRNFAASPGIEDVDPHSSLAANNMEECSNSRPIITPIGGGFYPTKTASKAITATIKEQFDEPWLTWGSIPKSTRDVFFERFKRRVSWKPEDEEKVKKNYHTKASHRLSKMYKKARTLGKRLDWLGDDTWNALLEKWNMPLYRQKCETAKKNRTSEKGGCLHTGGSISVHEHAIRLSQELGRSVHVDEIFQQTHIRQSTGDFVDERSRRTHEQFVAKFSQIRSETASVGVSTSSPLDPAEEERLRNRCWLEAAGGKYKGRVYGIGNVTSQDDCVDSYIQQTQASSTAQPQNSEEILNLKSQLQ from the exons ATGGCATCAGGTCCTTCTGGCCCTCCTATTCCACCTTCAGGAAATTCTGATAAGGGGAAGGGGAAGAAATCTTACGTAGTGAAGTTGATGACACGTTTCAATAATGAAATTGgttcaaccagtcaaccaactACACCTACCTCTACCTCTACTGCTAGATCTGTTCCACCTCCATTAGTTGTTCCTGGCTTCACTCCCACTCCACATCAAGTTCCTACATCTTCACCTACCTCTATTGGTACATCTTTTCCACCTCCGATACAAGTGCCTGGCTTGACACCCACTCCATACCAAGTGCCTCCTTATCGAATGGCTTCACTCTCTCCCAATGTTGGTTCTAACCCATCAACTCCGAGAAATTTTGCAGCATCACCTGGTATAGAGGATGTAGATCCACATTCTAGTTTAGCCGCCAATAACATGGAAGAATGTTCCAATAGTCGTCCAATCATTACACCCATTGGAGGagg ctTTTATCCTACAAAAACTGCATCCAAGGCAATCACAGCCACCATCAAGGAACAGTTTGATGAGCCATGGCTAACATGGGGCTCAATCCCTAAGTCAACCAGAGATGTCTTCTTCGAACGTTTTAAG AGAAGGGTTTCATGGAAGCCTGAAGATGAGGAAAAggtcaaaaaaaattatcacaccAAGGCATCTCATAGACTCTCAAAGATGTATAAAAAAGCTAGAACTCTAGGAAAAAGACTTGATTGGCTGGGGGACGATACTTGGAATGCTCTTTTGGAAAAGTGGAACATGCCACTTTATAGACAAAAGTGTGAAACGGCAAAGAAGAATCGGACATCTGAAAAGGGTGGTTGTTTGCACACTGGAGGATCTATAAGCGTGCATGAGCATGCTATTCGTTTG TCACAAGAGCTTGGTCGGTCTgtgcatgttgatgaaatatttcagcaGACACATATTCGTCAATCAACAGGAGATTTTGTGGACGAAAGGTCTAGGCGGACCCAT gaacaatttgttgcaaaattttctcaaattagATCTGAGACTGCATCTGTTGGTGTCTCAACATCTTCTCCTCTAGACCCTGCGGAGGAGGAAAGATTGAGAAACCGATGTTGGTTAGAGGCTGCTGGTGGAAAATACAAGGGACGCGTATACGGCATTGGAAATGTCACTTCCCAAGATGACTGTGTTGATAGTTACATCCAACAAACACAGGCATCTTCTACTGCTCAACCTCAAAATTCAGAAGAAATTCTTAACCTGAAATCGCAGTTACAATAA
- the LOC128197388 gene encoding uncharacterized protein LOC128197388 yields the protein MDRSPSNRAWMYDRCHRGRGALKESFVLGVEEFITKACEQERYRRGGGLRCPCLKCDCTKILHERVVKVHLYKNGFKPNYFIWEDNGEIIPEDDVQNHQSWRAVETEGGQINQFQTMEDMVHDALGQNESWQASTSNNIEEAPNEETQRFFNFLLDENQPLYGGASDSKLSMCVRLLACKSNWNIPNQCIDFIAKMVMDATPIKSGLPKTYYEAKKCVSKLGLQSQRIDCCVDGCMLFYDNEYGKNDGALLECKFCGKPRYQPRNMGATTTKQVPMKSMFYLPLIPRLQRMYASTQTAGEMTWHYQNMSTNGVLRHPCDGEAWKHFDRVYPDFGTEPRNVRLGLCSDGFNPYVQASNIPYSCWPVIVTPYNLPPEMCMSKPYMFLTCLIPGPFNPKVGIDVYLEPLIDELKKLWTGVITYDISRKHNFILRAMLMWTINDFPAYGMLSGWSTHGKLACPHCMEDTKAFRLYHGAKNSWFDSHRRFLPNDHAFRRNRNAFKKGEVEMDDAPPYLTGVEVWNRINGYPKITENGAPRIDGYGEWHNWTKKSIFWDLPYWKDNLLRHNLDFMHIEKNFFDNIFNTVMNVVGKTKDNEKARMDIALYCRRKDLELKRHTNGNMYKPKANYTLSADQTKEVCHWVKALRMPDGYSSNLSRCVDVNRGKLIGMKSHDCHVFMECLLPIAFSSLPSHVLNLITEISHFFRDLCSTTLNKDDLAKMEENIPLILCKMERIFPPSFFDSMEHLPIHLPYEARLGGPVHYRWMYPFERFMGYAKRSVKNKVRVEGSICASYLHRETTHFCSHYFKNFMLTPQSSRNEVDIQIESLTKTLSVFDQPSRHSGRESTHWLSDEELRSAHVHVHNDPLSVRNQHLRDLSLGPLRCVKEWHTFFANGYKFHTHAWSQGKKTINSGVHVKGLTEGGQDDFYGVIKHIYEFEYNSTTTEKKIVLFYCDWFDPSRVGTRVDSKYGIVDIRMDKRYVLFDPFIIAHNVQQVYYVPYPTSRTDKRGWCVAIKTRPRGRIDSNDVEADVPYQVEEMSHVNDVIDVEEVVRLEDVDAALEEVNPNNISSFQGQIDEDTTESEEYNAEEQGEDDNEDEFHSSSTE from the exons ATGGATCGTTCCCCATCAAATCGTGCATGGATGTATGATAGGTGTCATAGAGGAAGAGGTGCTTTGAAAGAGTCTTTTGTATTAGGTGTTGAAGAGTTTATAACTAAAGCTTGTGAACAAGAACGTTATCGTAGAGGTGGGGGTCTTCGATGTCCATGTTTAAAGTGCGATTGTACAAAGATTCTGCACGAAAGAGTTGTCAAAGTTCACCTTTACAAGAACGGTTTCAAgcctaattatttcatttgggaGGATAATGGGGAAATAATACCAGAAGATGATGTACAGAATCATCAAAGTTGGAGGGCTGTAGAGACGGAAGGTGGTCAAATTAACCAATTTCAAACAATGGAAGACATGGTGCATGATGCTCTTGGGCAAAATGAGTCGTGGCAAGCATCTACTTCTAATAACATTGAAGAGGCTCCGAATGAAGAAACACaaaggttttttaattttttgttggaTGAAAACCAACCGTTGTATGGAGGAGCATCAGACTCGAAATTATCAATGTGTGTCAGACTATTAGCTTGCAAGTCAAATTGGAATATTCCTAACCAATGCATagattttattgcaaaaatggtTATGGATGCAACACCCATCAAATCAGGTTTGCCTAAAACATACTACGAAGCAAAAAAGTGTGTATCAAAGTTGGGATTACAATCGCAGAGGATTGATTGTTGCGTGGATGGTTGCATGCTCttctatgataatgaatatggtaAGAATGATGGCGCGTTGCTTGAATGCAAATTTTGTGGAAAGCCAAGATATCAACCACGTAATATGGGAGCAACTACTACAAAGCAAGTTCCTATGAAATCAATGTTCTATTTGCCATTAATTCCTAGACTACAAAGAATGTATGCCTCAACACAAACTGCAGGAGAAATGACTTGGCACTATCAGAACATGTCGACGAATGGTGTATTGCGTCATCCATGCGATGGAGAGGCTTGGAAGCACTTTGATAGAGTATATCCTGACTTTGGTACCGAGCCACGCAATGTACGACTCGGTTTATGCTCTGACGGTTTTAACCCATATGTACAGGCATCAAATATACCATATTCATGTTGGCCAGTTATTGTCACCCCTTATAATCTTCCTCCAGAAATGTGCATGTCTAAACCTTACATGTTCTTGACATGTCTCATTCCCGGGCCATTCAATCCAAAGGTTGGCATAGATGTGTACTTAGAGCCCTTGATAGACGAATTGAAGAAGTTGTGGACGGGTGTCATAACATATGATATTTCAAGGAAACATAACTTTATTTTGAGGGCCATGCTGATGTGGACAATTAATGATTTTCCTGCTTATGGTATGTTGTCCGGTTGGAGCACTCATGGTAAACTGGCATGCCCACATTGTATGGAAGATACAAAGGCTTTTAGATTATATCATGGGGCAAAAAATTCATGGTTTGACTCCCATCGGAGGTTTTTACCGAATGACCATGCCTTTAGGAGGAATAGGAATGCTTTCAAGAAGGGGGAAGTGGAGATGGATGACGCACCACCATATCTTACGGGAGTAGAAGTTTGGAATAGAATCAAtggttatcctaaaataactgAAAATGGTGCACCAAGAATTGATGGATACGGTGAGTGGCATAATTGGACAAAAAAAAGCATCTTTTGGGATCTACCCTATTGGAAGGATAATTTGTTAAGGCATAATCTTGATTTCatgcacattgaaaaaaatttctttgacaacatCTTTAATACTGTGATGAATGTTGTGGGGAAGACAAAAGACAATGAGAAGGCCCGAATGGATATAGCTTTGTACTGTAGACGAAAAGATTTGGAGCTAAAAAGGCATACCAATGGAAACATGTATAAGCCAAAAGCAAATTATACACTTTCAGCAGATCAAACAAAAGAAGTCTGTCATTGGGTAAAAGCTCTTAGGATGCCTGATGGATATTCTTCTAACTTGTCAAGGTGTGTTGATGTGAATAGGGGAAAGCTCATTGGGATGAAAAGCCATGACTGCCATGTGTTTATGGAATGCTTACTTCCTATTGCGTTTAGTTCTTTACCGTCTCATGTTCTCAATCTCATTACAGAGATAAGTCATTTCTTTAGAGATTTGTGTTCTACTACATTGAACAAGGATGACCTAGcgaagatggaagaaaacatTCCTCTCATTCTGTGCAAGATGGAGAGAATATTTCCTCCTTCATTCTTTGATTCTATGGAACATCTCCCTATCCATCTTCCATATGAGGCACGACTTGGTGGACCAGTCCACtataggtggatgtacccaTTTGAAAG GTTCATGGGATATGCTAAACGTTCAGTAAAGAATAAAGTTAGGGTTGAAGGTTCTATTTGCGCATCATACTTGCACAGAGAAACAACTCATTTTTGTTCCCactatttcaaaaacttcatgttaaCACCACAAAGCAGTAGAAATGAAGTAGACATTCAAATAGAAAGCCTAACAAAAACATTATCAGTGTTTGACCAACCTAGTCGTCATTCTGGGAGGGAATCAACACATTGGTTAAGTGATGAAGAATTGAGATCAGCTCATGttcat GTTCATAACGATCCTTTAAGTGTGAGGAACCAACATCTTAGAGATTTATCACTTGGTCCTTTAAGGTGTGTAAAGGAATGGCACACATTCTTTGCTAATGGATACAAATTTCATACGCATGCATGGAGTCAGGGCAAGAAGACAATAAATAGTGGGGTTCATGTTAAAGGGCTAACAGAAGGAGGTCAAGATGATTTCTATGGTGTCATTAAACACATTTATGAGTTCGAATACAATTCAACAACCacagaaaagaaaattgtattattttattgtgattggTTTGATCCATCGAGAGTAGGTACAAGGGTGGATTCAAAGTATGGCATTGTGGATATTCGAATGGATAAAAGATATGTGTTGTTTGATCCTTTTATAATTGCACATAATGTACAACAAGTGTATTATGTACCATATCCTACATCACGCACGGACAAACGAGGTTGGTGTGTTGCGATAAAAACGAggcctagaggtcgcattgatTCGAATGATGTAGAAGCCGATGTGCCATaccaagtggaggaaatgtCACATGTTAATGACGTCATTGACGTTGAAGAAGTAGTCCGATTAGAAGATGTAGACGCTGCTCTTGAAGAAGTGAACCCTAACAATATTTCATCATTTCAAGGGCAGATAGATGAAGATACAACGGAATCAGAAGAATACAATGCAGAGGAACAGGGTGAAGATGACAATGAAGATGAATTTCATAGTTCTAGCACTGAATAG